One segment of Tenrec ecaudatus isolate mTenEca1 chromosome 1, mTenEca1.hap1, whole genome shotgun sequence DNA contains the following:
- the LOC142432046 gene encoding olfactory receptor 7A5-like, with protein MEPRNHTHVPEFILLGLSDEAELQPLLFGLFLSMYLVTFTGNLLIILAITTDSHLHTPMYFFLLNLSFGDICFTSTTVPKMLMNIQMQNKVITYEDCITQVYFFMLFLSLDNFLLTVMAYDRFVAICHPLHYTVMMNPRFCGLLLLVSWVLSFLVSLLNGLLILRLSFCTELEISHFFCEFNQVVQLACSETFLNDLVMYLVIGLLGAIPVTGILFSYMKIVSLILKISSAGGKYKAFSTCGSHLSVVSLFYGTALGVYLSSATIENSRATAIASVMYTVATPMLNPFIYSLRNKDIKQALRKLVS; from the coding sequence ATGGAGCCAAGAAACCACACTCATGTTCCAGAGTTCATCCTTCTGGGGCTTTCTGACGAGgcagagctgcagcccctcctctttggattgttcctctccatgtacttggtcaccttcactgggaacctgctcatcatcctggccatcaccacagactcccacctccacacgcccatgtacttcttcctcttaAACCTCTCCTTTGGTGACATCTGTTTCACCTCCACCACTGTCCCAAAGATGCTGATGAATATCCAAATGCAGAACAAAGTAATTACATATGAAGACTGCATCACCCAGGTGTATTTTTTCATGCTTTTTTTGTCTTTAGACAACTTCCTATTGAcagtgatggcctatgaccggTTTGTGGCCATCTGTCACCCACTACACTACACTGTCatgatgaacccaagattctgTGGCCTCTTGCTTTTGGTCTCCTGGGTATTGTCGTTTCTGGTCTCTCTATTAAATGGTTTATTGATTTTGCGACTGTCTTTCTGTACAGAATTGGAAATctcccattttttctgtgaatttAATCAGGTCGTCCAACTTGCTTGTTCAGAGACATTCCTCAATGACTTGGTCATGTATTTAGTAATTGGACTTCTGGGTGCTATTCCAGTCACTGGGATCCTTTTCTCTTACATGAAAATTGTGTCCctcattttgaaaatttcatcagctgggggcaaatataaagccttttccacttgTGGGTCTCATCTCTCCGTGGTTTCCTTGTTCTATGGTACTGCTTTAGGGGTTTATCTTAGTTCTGCtaccattgaaaactccagggctaCTGCAATAGCCTCAGTGATGTACACTGTAGCCACACCCATGCTGAATCCCTTTATCTACAGTCTGAGAAATAAAGACATAAAGCAAGCCCTAAGAAAACTTGTCAGCTGA